The following are encoded together in the Gasterosteus aculeatus chromosome 7, fGasAcu3.hap1.1, whole genome shotgun sequence genome:
- the LOC120822516 gene encoding olfactory receptor 52N5-like, which translates to MENDTFNSLTLRLEGLNVWKSYFYPAFIFLLLSYIFIMLMNVGIAAVILLDKSLHQPMYLLFCNLPLNDLLGNSILLPRLLLDMLRPRSELFISYYECAVQAFTTHMSGTTAHTVLMIMAFDRYVAICYPLQYNMIMTNKMVMKLTASAWGVALVLVGILLGLTLRLNRCRTLITNPYCDNASLFKLSCESVLINNIYGLTFTVVLFTGSIGSMVITYTKITVVCLTSNSKSLNSKALKTCSTHLVVYLIMLISGMCIIVLHRFPQYSDYRKLSAILFLIVPGSLNPIIYGMQSAEIGKALSKLFPSKQVMP; encoded by the coding sequence ATGGAAAACGACACATTTAACAGCTTGACGCTGCGGCTGGAGGGGCTGAATGTCTGGAAGAGTTACTTCTACCCGGCCTTTATCTTCCTCTTGCTCTCATATATCTTTATAATGCTCATGAATGTCGGCATTGCTGCTGTTATTTTGTTGGACAAGAGCCTTCACCAGCCCATGTATCTCCTGTTCTGCAACCTGCCGTTGAACGACCTGCTCGGTAATTCTATCCTGCTGCCTCGTTTGCTTTTGGACATGTTGAGGCCTCGCTCTGAGCTCTTCATCAGTTATTACGAATGTGCGGTCCAAGCTTTCACCACTCACATGTCTGGTACCACTGCTCACACCGTGCTGATGATTATGGCCTTTGACAGATACGTGGCCATCTGTTATCCTCTGCAATATAATATGATAATGACAAACAAGATGGTGATGAAGCTGACGGCGTCGGCCTGGGGAGTGGCTCTTGTTTTGGTCGGGATTCTACTTGGTCTGACCCTCCGTCTAAACCGATGTAGGACTCTAATCACAAATCCCTACTGTGACAACGCCTCGCTGTTTAAGCTGTCCTGTGAGAGTGTGTTGATTAATAATATCTACGGACTCACCTTCACTGTAGTTCTGTTCACAGGTTCTATCGGCAGCATGGTTATCACCTATACAAAGATCACAGTCGTGTGTCTCACTAGTAACAGCAAGTCTCTGAACAGTAAAGCCCTGAAGACCTGCAGCACTCACCTGGTTGTGTACCTGATCATGTTGATCAGTGGAATGTGTATTATTGTTCTGCATCGTTTCCCTCAGTACTCAGACTACAGGAAGCTTTCTGCCATCTTGTTTCTTATCGTCCCTGGTAGCTTGAACCCCATCATCTATGGCATGCAGTCTGCAGAAATCGGTAAAGCCTTGTCTAAATTGTTCCCGTCCAAACAGGTCATGCCGTGA